A part of Denitratisoma oestradiolicum genomic DNA contains:
- the ttcA gene encoding tRNA 2-thiocytidine(32) synthetase TtcA, with protein MSLTAKQAEKANFESNKLAKRLRREVGQAIADFNMIEDGDKVMVCLSGGKDSFGLLDILLFLREKAPIHFDVVAVNLDQKQPGFPEHVLPDYLKDLGIPFHIEEEDTYSIVKRVIPEGKTTCSLCSRLRRGILYRVADELGATKIALGHHRDDILATLFLNMFFGGKLKSMPPKLVSDDGRHMVIRPLAYCREKDLEKWAEVRQFPIIPCNLCGSQPNLQRQQVKQMLLDWEKRFPGRIETMFRSLAHVVPSHLMDRELFDFPNLKVSGVPDPDGDHAFDPETFSDNSVIPLIPADE; from the coding sequence ATGTCACTCACTGCAAAACAGGCCGAGAAGGCTAATTTCGAATCCAACAAGCTGGCCAAGCGGTTACGCCGGGAAGTAGGGCAGGCCATTGCCGACTTCAACATGATCGAGGACGGCGACAAAGTGATGGTCTGCCTGTCCGGCGGCAAGGACTCCTTCGGCCTCTTGGACATCCTGCTGTTCCTGCGGGAGAAGGCGCCGATCCATTTCGACGTGGTGGCGGTAAACCTGGACCAGAAGCAGCCGGGCTTCCCCGAGCATGTGCTGCCGGATTACCTGAAGGATCTGGGTATTCCCTTCCATATCGAGGAGGAGGACACCTATTCCATCGTCAAGCGGGTGATCCCCGAGGGCAAGACCACCTGTTCCCTCTGCTCTCGCCTGCGGCGGGGCATCCTCTACCGGGTCGCCGACGAGCTGGGGGCCACCAAGATCGCCCTGGGCCATCATCGGGACGATATCCTGGCGACGCTGTTCCTCAACATGTTCTTCGGCGGCAAGCTGAAGTCCATGCCGCCGAAGCTGGTCTCCGACGACGGCCGCCACATGGTGATCCGCCCCCTGGCCTATTGCCGTGAGAAGGATCTGGAGAAGTGGGCGGAAGTGCGCCAGTTCCCCATCATTCCCTGCAATCTCTGCGGCTCCCAGCCCAATCTCCAGCGCCAGCAGGTGAAGCAGATGCTGCTGGACTGGGAGAAGCGCTTCCCCGGCCGCATCGAGACCATGTTCCGCAGTCTGGCCCATGTGGTGCCCTCCCACCTGATGGACCGGGAGTTGTTCGATTTCCCCAACCTGAAGGTCAGCGGCGTGCCCGATCCCGACGGCGACCATGCCTTCGACCCCGAGACCTTTTCCGACAATTCCGTGATTCCGCTGATTCCGGCGGATGAGTAA
- the lptB gene encoding LPS export ABC transporter ATP-binding protein has product MTKLSASNLRKKYKSRTVVKDVSFDVNGGEVVGLLGPNGAGKTTCFYMIVGLVASDGGAIQLGDQTLTHMPIHRRARLGLSYLPQENSVFRRLTVAENIRAVLELQGLDEQQVEGRLDYLLQELHISHIQDSAAISLSGGERRRVEIARALATEPRFILLDEPFAGVDPIAVLDIQKIIRFLKERGIGVLITDHNVRETLGICDRATIINEGEVLASGRPEEIVHNESVRRVYLGENFRM; this is encoded by the coding sequence ATGACTAAACTCAGCGCCAGCAATCTGCGCAAGAAATACAAATCGCGCACCGTGGTGAAGGATGTCTCCTTCGACGTCAATGGCGGCGAGGTGGTGGGCCTGCTGGGTCCCAACGGCGCCGGCAAGACCACCTGCTTCTACATGATCGTGGGCCTGGTGGCCTCGGATGGCGGCGCTATCCAGCTGGGGGATCAGACTCTGACCCACATGCCCATTCACCGTCGGGCCCGGCTGGGATTGTCCTACCTGCCCCAGGAGAATTCGGTGTTCCGCCGTCTCACCGTGGCCGAGAACATCAGGGCCGTGCTGGAATTGCAGGGACTGGATGAGCAGCAGGTGGAAGGGCGTCTCGACTACCTGTTGCAGGAACTGCATATCTCCCATATCCAGGACAGCGCCGCCATTTCCCTTTCCGGCGGCGAGCGGCGCCGGGTGGAGATCGCTCGGGCCCTGGCCACCGAACCTCGCTTCATCCTGCTGGATGAACCTTTTGCCGGGGTGGACCCGATTGCCGTGCTGGACATCCAGAAGATCATCCGCTTCCTCAAGGAGAGGGGCATCGGGGTGTTGATCACCGACCACAATGTGCGGGAAACCCTGGGCATCTGCGACCGGGCCACCATCATCAACGAAGGCGAGGTGCTGGCTTCTGGCCGGCCCGAGGAAATCGTTCATAATGAGAGCGTGCGGCGGGTGTACCTTGGTGAAAATTTCCGCATGTAG
- a CDS encoding pyridoxal-phosphate-dependent aminotransferase family protein: MTLTLDSIQSFHAPRRVLMGPGPSDMHPRVLTALGQPVIGHLDPAFAGMMEELKLLLRYAFQTENALTFPVSGPGSVGMETCFVNLVEPGDKVIVCRNGVFGGRMIENVERCGGVAVVVEDAWGEAVDPQKLEDALKAHPDAKVVAFVQAETSTGALSDAQTLIEIAHRHGCLSIVDAVTSLGGNPLRVDAWGADAVYSGSQKCLSCTPGLSPVTFGERALERLKNRKQKVQSWFMDLNLVLGYWDAAKRTYHHTAPINSLYALHESLLMLKEEGLEQAWARHQRHHLALRAGLEALGLGFVVKEEARLPQLNAVHVPAGIDEALVRRRLLEQFNLEIGAGLGPLAGKIWRFGLMGHSCREENVLLCLDALARTLAEQGHPADGAKSLQAARAAYAVPNA, translated from the coding sequence ATGACCCTCACTCTCGACAGCATCCAGTCCTTCCACGCCCCCCGCCGCGTCCTGATGGGGCCGGGGCCTTCCGACATGCATCCCCGGGTGCTGACCGCCCTGGGCCAGCCGGTGATCGGCCATCTGGACCCGGCCTTCGCCGGCATGATGGAAGAGCTCAAGCTGCTGCTGCGCTACGCCTTCCAGACCGAGAACGCCCTCACCTTCCCGGTCTCCGGCCCCGGCTCGGTGGGCATGGAGACCTGCTTCGTGAATCTGGTGGAGCCCGGCGACAAGGTCATCGTCTGTCGCAACGGCGTGTTCGGTGGGCGCATGATCGAGAACGTGGAGCGCTGCGGCGGCGTGGCGGTGGTGGTGGAAGACGCCTGGGGCGAGGCGGTGGACCCGCAGAAGCTGGAGGATGCCCTGAAGGCCCATCCCGACGCCAAGGTGGTGGCCTTCGTCCAGGCCGAGACCTCCACCGGCGCCCTGTCCGATGCCCAGACCCTGATCGAGATCGCCCATCGCCATGGCTGCCTGAGCATCGTGGATGCCGTCACCTCCCTGGGGGGCAATCCCCTGCGGGTGGATGCCTGGGGCGCGGATGCGGTGTATTCCGGCAGCCAGAAATGCCTCTCCTGCACCCCGGGCCTGTCGCCGGTGACTTTCGGCGAACGGGCCCTGGAGCGGCTGAAGAACCGCAAGCAAAAGGTGCAAAGCTGGTTCATGGACCTGAACCTGGTGCTGGGTTACTGGGACGCGGCCAAGCGCACCTACCACCACACCGCGCCGATCAACAGCCTCTATGCCCTCCACGAGTCCCTGCTGATGCTGAAGGAGGAAGGCCTGGAACAGGCCTGGGCCCGCCATCAGCGCCATCACCTGGCCCTCCGAGCCGGCCTGGAGGCCCTGGGCCTGGGCTTCGTGGTAAAGGAGGAAGCGCGCCTGCCCCAGCTCAATGCGGTCCATGTGCCGGCAGGCATCGATGAGGCCCTGGTGCGCCGGCGCCTGCTGGAACAGTTCAATCTGGAAATCGGCGCCGGTCTGGGTCCCCTGGCCGGCAAGATCTGGCGCTTCGGCCTGATGGGCCATTCCTGCCGGGAAGAAAACGTGCTGCTGTGCCTCGACGCCCTGGCCCGCACCCTGGCCGAACAGGGCCATCCGGCGGATGGCGCAAAATCGCTCCAGGCGGCCCGGGCCGCCTATGCAGTGCCAAACGCATAG
- the recX gene encoding recombination regulator RecX, with the protein MNDLKPRAIRLLARREHSRAELARKLSPYGSPEEVDIVLTELQDTNLLSDARFAQSYLRSHGERLGAARLRQTLRTKGVDEELIAASLREADLPDEMARARAIWARKFAAPPADAREWARQARFLQSRGFGTELIRKVLKESAE; encoded by the coding sequence GTGAATGATCTGAAACCTCGCGCCATCCGGCTTCTGGCCCGGCGGGAACACAGCCGGGCCGAGCTGGCGCGCAAGCTGTCCCCCTACGGCAGCCCCGAAGAAGTGGATATTGTGCTGACCGAACTGCAAGACACCAACCTGCTCTCCGATGCCCGTTTCGCCCAGAGCTACCTGCGTAGTCATGGTGAGCGCCTGGGCGCCGCCCGGCTGCGCCAGACCTTGCGCACCAAGGGCGTGGATGAGGAACTGATCGCCGCCAGCCTGCGTGAGGCCGACCTCCCCGACGAAATGGCCCGAGCTCGGGCCATCTGGGCACGGAAATTTGCCGCCCCCCCGGCCGATGCCAGGGAATGGGCGCGCCAGGCCCGCTTTCTGCAATCACGGGGTTTCGGCACAGAACTGATCCGCAAAGTGTTGAAGGAATCCGCAGAATGA
- a CDS encoding PsiF family protein, translating to MKKLIVLACITFLAVGAQAASEAQKAQQEKMKACNAEAKVKDMKGDARKAFMKDCLSAKGGEAKPEPAKAPNANCESMAQEKKLAGAAKGAFIKKCENDAQAAK from the coding sequence ATGAAAAAGCTGATTGTTCTCGCCTGTATCACGTTCCTCGCCGTTGGCGCCCAGGCCGCCAGCGAGGCCCAGAAGGCACAACAGGAAAAGATGAAGGCCTGCAATGCCGAGGCCAAGGTCAAGGACATGAAGGGGGATGCCCGCAAGGCCTTCATGAAGGACTGCCTCTCCGCCAAGGGTGGCGAGGCCAAGCCGGAGCCCGCCAAGGCACCGAACGCCAATTGCGAGAGCATGGCCCAGGAGAAGAAACTGGCCGGGGCCGCCAAGGGGGCCTTCATCAAGAAGTGCGAGAACGACGCCCAGGCGGCGAAGTAA
- a CDS encoding adenylate/guanylate cyclase domain-containing protein gives MNLQRRELCILVVEVAGSSLLYEKLGDALARRAVEHCLQGAAQAALRHGGRVLKTLGHESLLSFDTAEQGIQAACAMQQQVAGLAPTSGVRPGIRIGLHYGGVLEEGGELFGDGVNTAARLAELAQAHQIIASADALVALSQADRDRAGHLKPVVLKGKREPMVVAEVAWQEDETSDLPSDSVFPTETQGLRLRLRHGGRQNLFIDARRPALSLGRGSGNDLVIRDTRASRTHAHIEFRSTCFVLTDQSSNGTYVAPEGQASFLVKREEAILRGRGRLSFGHPWAEGQSEFVDYLLLD, from the coding sequence TTGAATCTCCAGCGCCGGGAGCTCTGTATTCTGGTCGTCGAGGTTGCCGGCAGTTCACTGCTGTACGAAAAACTCGGGGATGCCCTGGCCCGGCGAGCCGTCGAACACTGCCTGCAAGGGGCGGCCCAGGCGGCCCTGCGCCATGGCGGACGGGTGCTGAAGACCCTGGGTCACGAATCCCTGCTTTCCTTTGATACGGCCGAGCAGGGAATCCAGGCAGCCTGCGCCATGCAGCAACAGGTGGCAGGGCTGGCGCCGACTTCCGGTGTCCGCCCGGGAATACGCATCGGCCTGCATTACGGAGGAGTACTGGAGGAAGGGGGCGAACTCTTCGGCGACGGGGTGAATACAGCGGCCCGGCTGGCCGAACTGGCCCAGGCCCATCAGATCATCGCCAGTGCCGACGCCCTGGTGGCACTGTCCCAGGCCGACCGGGACCGGGCCGGCCACCTGAAACCGGTAGTGCTGAAGGGCAAACGGGAGCCGATGGTGGTGGCCGAAGTCGCCTGGCAGGAAGATGAAACATCGGATTTGCCGTCAGACTCCGTTTTCCCCACCGAAACCCAGGGCCTGCGGCTACGCCTGCGCCACGGAGGCAGGCAGAATCTCTTTATCGATGCCCGGCGGCCCGCCCTGAGCCTGGGCCGGGGTAGTGGCAATGATCTGGTGATCCGGGACACCCGTGCGTCGCGCACCCATGCCCATATCGAATTCCGCAGCACCTGCTTTGTGCTGACGGACCAGAGCAGCAACGGCACCTACGTGGCCCCCGAGGGCCAGGCCAGTTTCCTGGTGAAGCGGGAGGAAGCCATCCTGCGGGGCCGGGGCCGGCTCAGTTTCGGCCACCCCTGGGCCGAGGGGCAATCCGAGTTTGTGGACTATCTGCTGCTGGACTGA
- the hprK gene encoding HPr(Ser) kinase/phosphatase, whose product MARKLTIAELFEAKRERLSLTHICGNLHHPILVARDDISPADLVGHVNVIHPERLQVFGTPEIAWTQRTPERKMRQQLQDFIAACSPGLIVADGCEVPYFVQEECAKGNLPLFSTPQPAALVIDALRLYLSREFAETISLHGVFMDVLGLGVLLTGDSGVGKSELALELITRGHGLVADDVVEVSRLSPEALEGHCPELLMDFIEVRGLGLLNIRTVFGETACRRKMRLRLICHLQRPQAGVPQAARLPLDAQNETILGVPIRRVTIPVAAGRNLAVLVETAVRSTILQLRGIDCMQEFLDRQQQALEAGAGDI is encoded by the coding sequence ATGGCGCGCAAGCTGACCATCGCCGAGCTGTTCGAGGCCAAGCGCGAGCGTCTGTCGCTGACCCATATCTGCGGCAACCTGCACCATCCCATCCTCGTGGCTCGGGACGATATTTCGCCAGCCGATCTGGTGGGCCACGTCAATGTGATCCATCCCGAGCGGCTCCAGGTCTTCGGCACCCCCGAGATCGCCTGGACCCAGCGCACTCCCGAGAGGAAAATGCGCCAGCAGCTGCAGGACTTCATTGCTGCCTGCTCCCCGGGCCTGATCGTGGCCGACGGCTGCGAAGTTCCCTATTTCGTGCAGGAAGAATGTGCAAAGGGCAATCTTCCACTGTTCTCCACGCCCCAGCCGGCGGCCCTGGTGATCGATGCCCTGCGCCTTTACCTGTCGCGGGAATTTGCCGAGACCATCTCGCTCCATGGGGTCTTCATGGATGTGCTGGGTCTGGGTGTCCTGCTGACCGGGGACTCCGGCGTGGGCAAGAGTGAACTGGCCCTGGAGTTGATCACCCGGGGCCATGGCTTGGTGGCGGACGACGTGGTGGAAGTTTCCCGCCTCTCCCCCGAGGCCCTGGAAGGACATTGCCCCGAGCTGCTGATGGACTTCATCGAGGTTCGCGGCCTCGGCCTGCTCAACATTCGCACCGTATTTGGTGAAACCGCCTGCCGGCGCAAGATGCGCCTGCGCCTGATCTGCCATCTGCAGCGCCCTCAGGCCGGCGTGCCCCAGGCCGCCCGCCTGCCTCTGGATGCCCAGAACGAAACCATCCTGGGGGTGCCGATTCGTCGTGTCACCATCCCTGTGGCGGCCGGTCGCAATCTGGCGGTGCTGGTGGAAACGGCGGTGCGCTCCACCATCCTGCAACTGCGCGGTATCGATTGCATGCAGGAATTCCTAGATCGTCAGCAGCAGGCCCTGGAAGCTGGCGCCGGCGACATTTGA
- a CDS encoding phosphatidylglycerophosphatase A family protein, translating to MAKAPPPPLGFLFTDPAHLIACGFGSGLSRFAPGTAGTAFAWACYPLLRPLFTTDLLFLAALAVMFVLGVIVCDITGRHLGVSDHGSIVWDEIVPFWLVLMFTPADLAWQLMAFLIFRFFDIVKPPPARWFDTQVKNGFGVMMDDLVAAGYTLLALAALKNIADHLL from the coding sequence ATGGCTAAAGCTCCCCCTCCTCCCCTGGGTTTTTTGTTCACCGACCCGGCCCACCTGATCGCCTGCGGTTTCGGCAGCGGTCTGTCCCGTTTCGCCCCCGGCACCGCCGGCACCGCCTTCGCCTGGGCCTGCTATCCTCTGCTGCGCCCCCTGTTCACCACGGATCTGCTGTTCCTGGCAGCCCTGGCGGTGATGTTCGTGCTGGGGGTGATTGTCTGCGACATCACCGGGCGCCATCTGGGGGTCAGCGACCACGGCTCCATCGTCTGGGACGAGATCGTGCCCTTCTGGCTGGTGTTGATGTTCACCCCGGCGGACCTGGCCTGGCAGCTCATGGCCTTTCTGATCTTCCGCTTTTTCGACATCGTCAAGCCGCCGCCGGCCCGCTGGTTCGATACTCAGGTGAAGAACGGTTTCGGGGTGATGATGGACGACCTGGTGGCGGCCGGCTACACGCTGCTGGCCCTGGCAGCCCTGAAGAATATCGCTGACCACCTACTGTGA
- a CDS encoding RNA polymerase factor sigma-54, protein MKQTLQLKLSQHLALTPQLQQSIRLLQLSTLELNQEIEQFLQENPLLERVEPGDDGAAFAPPADLLTQTTTPEAPPERDDTPPGPEGDEPGWGSELPMGHGNNRDPDDDSDAGDIQAAATSLRDHLLTQMALTQVSARERALVAFLVEALDEDGYLTQSLEDLLDLLPEDFGGDREEQLEELQIALRHLQHFDPAGIGARNPRECLELQLLARPDCPAKELARTLVRDHLDQLAARDFIRIKKALNCSDDELRDAQALILTLNPRPGAQYAALDTRYIVPDVVVRKLRGQWLASLNGEAMPRLRINRLYANILRQNRGSSLAGHLQEAKWLIKNVQQRFDTILRVTQAIVDRQRAFFDHGEVAMRPLTLREIADTVGLHESTISRVTTQKYLASPRGIFELKYFFGSHVATDSGGAASSTAIRALIKQLVGAENGKKPLSDSRLAEILGEQGIVVARRTVAKYRESLNIPPVNLRKTL, encoded by the coding sequence ATGAAACAGACGCTTCAGCTCAAGCTCTCCCAACACCTGGCCCTGACGCCCCAGTTGCAACAGTCGATCCGGCTGCTGCAACTGTCCACGCTGGAACTCAACCAGGAAATCGAGCAGTTCCTTCAGGAAAATCCCCTGCTGGAACGTGTTGAGCCGGGCGACGACGGTGCCGCCTTCGCCCCCCCCGCGGACCTTCTTACCCAGACCACAACCCCCGAAGCGCCTCCCGAGCGGGATGACACGCCCCCTGGCCCGGAAGGCGACGAACCCGGCTGGGGCAGTGAGCTGCCCATGGGCCATGGCAACAACCGGGATCCGGATGACGACAGCGATGCCGGGGATATTCAGGCCGCAGCCACCAGCCTGCGGGATCACCTGCTGACCCAGATGGCCCTGACCCAGGTCAGCGCCCGGGAGCGGGCTCTGGTGGCCTTTCTGGTGGAGGCTCTGGACGAGGATGGCTACCTGACCCAGTCCCTGGAGGATTTGCTGGATCTGCTGCCTGAGGATTTCGGCGGTGACCGGGAGGAGCAACTGGAGGAATTGCAGATCGCCCTGCGCCATTTGCAGCATTTCGATCCGGCGGGTATCGGTGCCCGCAACCCGCGGGAGTGCCTGGAGCTCCAACTGTTGGCCCGGCCCGACTGTCCGGCCAAGGAACTCGCCCGGACTCTCGTCAGGGATCATCTGGACCAACTGGCGGCGCGGGATTTCATCCGCATCAAGAAAGCCCTGAACTGTTCCGACGACGAGTTGCGGGACGCCCAGGCCCTGATCCTCACCCTGAACCCCCGGCCCGGCGCCCAGTACGCGGCCCTGGATACCCGCTACATCGTGCCCGATGTGGTGGTGCGCAAGCTGCGTGGTCAGTGGCTGGCCAGCCTCAACGGCGAGGCCATGCCCCGGCTGCGCATCAACCGGCTCTATGCCAATATCCTGCGCCAGAACCGGGGCAGCAGCCTGGCAGGCCACCTGCAGGAAGCCAAGTGGCTGATCAAGAACGTGCAGCAGCGTTTCGACACCATCCTGCGGGTGACCCAGGCCATCGTGGATCGACAGCGGGCTTTTTTCGACCATGGCGAAGTGGCCATGCGGCCCCTGACCCTGCGGGAAATCGCCGACACGGTGGGACTGCACGAATCCACCATCTCCCGGGTGACCACCCAGAAATACCTGGCCAGTCCCCGGGGCATTTTTGAACTCAAATACTTTTTTGGCAGCCACGTCGCCACCGATAGCGGCGGCGCGGCCTCCAGTACCGCGATCCGGGCGCTGATCAAGCAGTTGGTCGGCGCCGAGAACGGCAAGAAGCCGCTCTCGGACAGCCGGCTCGCGGAAATCCTCGGCGAGCAGGGTATTGTGGTGGCGCGGCGTACCGTCGCCAAGTACCGCGAATCCCTGAACATCCCGCCGGTCAACCTGAGAAAGACGCTCTGA
- a CDS encoding CinA family protein, translating to MDALLAELSARVGAALKAGGLTLVTAESCTGGWVAQVITHTAGSSDWFEGGFVTYSNNTKERQLGVRPDTLARAGAVSLETVAEMAQGALANSNAMISLAITGIAGPGGGSPDKPVGTVCFAWCWRGEAPLTQRCCFGGDREAVRYQSVTHGLEQLLAQLEGSRPARTVP from the coding sequence ATGGATGCGCTCCTGGCCGAGCTGTCAGCCCGAGTGGGTGCCGCCCTCAAGGCAGGAGGGCTCACCTTGGTCACAGCCGAGTCCTGCACCGGCGGCTGGGTGGCCCAAGTGATCACCCATACGGCGGGCAGCTCCGACTGGTTCGAAGGGGGCTTTGTCACCTATTCCAATAACACCAAGGAACGGCAACTGGGGGTGCGTCCCGACACCCTGGCCCGAGCCGGCGCGGTGAGCCTGGAAACCGTGGCGGAAATGGCCCAAGGTGCCCTGGCAAACTCCAATGCCATGATTTCACTGGCGATTACCGGAATCGCCGGGCCCGGCGGTGGCTCACCGGATAAGCCAGTGGGCACCGTATGCTTCGCCTGGTGCTGGCGGGGCGAAGCGCCCCTGACCCAGCGCTGCTGCTTCGGCGGTGATCGGGAAGCGGTTCGGTATCAGTCGGTGACCCATGGGCTGGAGCAACTTCTGGCACAGCTTGAGGGGTCGAGGCCGGCAAGAACTGTGCCATAA
- the hpf gene encoding ribosome hibernation-promoting factor, HPF/YfiA family produces the protein MNLNITGHHVEVTPAIHDYATGKLDRVIRHFDHVTSVHVILSVEKMRQKAEVTLHVKGKDIYADATDDDLYAAIDAMVDKLDRQVVRHKERVTEHARDKHHPTE, from the coding sequence ATGAACCTGAACATTACCGGCCATCACGTGGAGGTCACCCCCGCCATCCACGATTACGCCACCGGCAAACTCGACCGCGTGATTCGTCATTTCGACCATGTCACCAGTGTCCACGTCATCCTTTCCGTGGAAAAAATGCGCCAGAAGGCGGAAGTCACCCTGCACGTGAAGGGTAAGGACATTTATGCCGACGCCACCGATGATGATCTCTACGCTGCCATCGACGCCATGGTGGACAAGCTCGACCGTCAGGTGGTGCGTCACAAGGAACGGGTCACCGAGCATGCCCGGGACAAGCATCATCCGACCGAGTGA
- the ptsN gene encoding PTS IIA-like nitrogen regulatory protein PtsN translates to MNQIAKTLPVDNILVDLDASSKKRVFEQAGLLFENRHGIARATVYDALFAREKLGSTGLGQGVAIPHGRIKGIKEAVGAFLRLAMPVPFDSPDGQPVGLLFVLLVPEAATERHLQLLSELAQMFSDRAFREALAAAPDGAALHTLFAQWRAS, encoded by the coding sequence ATGAATCAGATTGCAAAAACATTGCCGGTAGACAACATCCTGGTGGATCTGGATGCCAGCAGCAAGAAACGGGTTTTCGAGCAGGCGGGTTTGCTGTTCGAAAACCGGCATGGCATCGCCCGGGCCACCGTCTACGATGCCCTGTTCGCTCGGGAGAAGCTGGGTTCCACTGGCCTGGGGCAAGGCGTTGCCATCCCCCATGGACGCATCAAGGGTATCAAAGAGGCCGTGGGGGCCTTTTTGCGCCTGGCCATGCCCGTGCCCTTCGACTCCCCCGACGGTCAGCCGGTTGGCCTGCTGTTCGTGCTGTTGGTGCCGGAAGCCGCCACCGAGCGGCATCTGCAACTGCTCTCGGAACTGGCACAGATGTTCTCCGATCGGGCCTTCCGCGAGGCCCTGGCGGCGGCGCCGGACGGTGCTGCCCTTCACACCCTGTTTGCCCAATGGCGCGCAAGCTGA
- the recA gene encoding recombinase RecA produces MDDNKAKALQAALAQIEKQFGKGSIMKMGEGQIENDLQVVSTGSLGLDIALGIGGLPRGRVVEIYGPESSGKTTLCLQVVAEIQKAGGVAAYIDAENALDPTYATKLGVNVPDLLISQPDTGEQGLEITDMLVRSGGVDLIVIDSVAALTPKAEIEGEMGDQLPGLQARLMSQALRKLTSNIKRTNTLVIFINQIRMKIGVMFGNPETTTGGNALKFYASVRMDIRRTGAIKKGDEVVGNETRVKVVKNKVAPPFREAHFDILYGEGISREGEIIDLGVDNKIVDKSGAWYAYNGEKIGQGKDNAREFLRERPELAQEIENKVRTALGVSVLSPGVNADAA; encoded by the coding sequence ATGGACGACAACAAGGCAAAGGCATTGCAGGCCGCTCTGGCCCAGATCGAAAAGCAATTCGGCAAGGGCTCCATCATGAAGATGGGCGAAGGTCAGATCGAGAACGACCTGCAAGTGGTCTCCACCGGTTCCCTGGGCCTGGACATCGCCCTGGGCATCGGCGGCCTGCCCCGGGGCCGGGTGGTGGAAATCTATGGTCCCGAGTCCTCCGGCAAGACCACCCTCTGTTTGCAGGTGGTGGCTGAAATCCAGAAAGCCGGCGGTGTGGCCGCCTATATCGACGCCGAAAACGCCCTGGACCCGACCTATGCCACCAAGCTGGGCGTCAACGTACCCGACCTCTTGATCTCCCAGCCCGATACCGGCGAGCAGGGCCTGGAAATCACCGACATGCTGGTGCGTTCCGGCGGCGTGGACCTGATCGTCATCGACTCCGTGGCGGCCCTGACCCCCAAGGCGGAAATCGAGGGCGAAATGGGCGACCAGTTGCCCGGCCTTCAGGCCCGGCTGATGTCCCAGGCCCTGCGCAAGCTCACCTCCAACATCAAGCGCACCAACACCCTGGTGATTTTCATCAACCAGATCCGCATGAAGATTGGCGTCATGTTCGGCAATCCCGAGACCACCACCGGCGGCAACGCGTTGAAGTTCTACGCCTCGGTGCGCATGGATATCCGCCGCACCGGCGCCATCAAGAAGGGCGACGAGGTGGTGGGCAACGAGACCCGGGTCAAGGTGGTGAAGAACAAGGTGGCGCCTCCCTTCCGTGAAGCCCATTTCGACATCCTCTACGGGGAAGGCATTTCCCGGGAAGGCGAGATCATCGATCTGGGTGTGGATAACAAGATTGTGGACAAGTCCGGGGCCTGGTACGCCTACAACGGCGAGAAGATCGGCCAGGGCAAGGACAACGCCCGGGAGTTCCTGCGGGAGCGTCCCGAGCTGGCCCAGGAGATCGAGAACAAGGTTCGTACCGCCCTGGGGGTCAGCGTGCTGTCACCGGGCGTTAATGCGGACGCCGCGTGA